The following coding sequences are from one Plectropomus leopardus isolate mb chromosome 10, YSFRI_Pleo_2.0, whole genome shotgun sequence window:
- the tsn gene encoding translin — MSVTEMFSYIQGFLSADQDVREDIRKVVQTLEQTAREILTVLQSVHQPSGFKEIPSKCAKARELFGTVRTQIGELKTKFPVEQYYRFHEHWRFVLQRLAFLATFVVYLETETLVVREEVAKILGIEVVREKGFHLDVEDYLAGVLIMASELSRLAVNSVTAGDYNRPLRISNFINELDSGFRLLNLKNDPLRKRYDGLKYDVKKIEEVVYDLSIRGLAKEAETGGDK, encoded by the exons ATGTCTGTCACCGAGATGTTCAGCTACATTCAGGGCTTCCTGAGCGCCGACCAGGACGTCAGAGAG GATATCCGTAAGGTGGTCCAGACTTTGGAGCAGACTGCCAGAGAAATACTCACAGTACTCCAAAGTGTCCACCAGCCGTCTGGATTCAAAGAAa TTCCCAGTAAATGTGCGAAGGCGCGGGAGTTGTTCGGCACAGTCAGGACACAAATTGGCGAGCTGAAAACGAAGTTTCCTGTGGAGCAGTATTACAG GTTCCATGAACACTGGCGGTTCGTCCTGCAGCGCTTGGCTTTCTTAGCAACCTTCGTGGTTTACCTGGAGACCGAGACTCTGGTGGTTCGGGAGGAAGTGGCCAAGATTCTCGGCA TTGAGGTGGTGCGAGAGAAAGGCTTTCACCTGGACGTGGAGGACTACCTGGCAGGTGTGCTGATCATGGCGAGTGAACTG TCGCGGTTGGCGGTAAACAGCGTCACAGCGGGAGACTACAACCGGCCGCTGCGCATCTCCAACTTCATCAACGAGCTGGACTCAGGCTTCCGCCTCCTCAACCTGAAGAACGACCCGCTGAGGAAGCGCTACGACGGCCTCAAGTACGACGTGAAGAAGATCGAGGAGGTGGTCTACGACCTGTCCATCCGCGGGCTGGCCAAGGAGGCCGAGACCGGCGGGGACAAGTAG